The Plasmodium yoelii strain 17X genome assembly, chromosome: 1 genome contains a region encoding:
- a CDS encoding PIR protein, whose translation MNDELCGKLDLLRKYLSDELDKAADFELEEITDYKNYCPGNNCNSETEKITVGFLWLLGHYYSMLQNKSYDENNTNAFFLYIISWFSYQLNQSTKHNTTKIYDFYNSHVKNNDKYEKFINDSGRYTGLNDFIDKQKDLLNINIKDLSKFYDASKLICSMYGNVAQSQTGEILSNNVKEFVKKYTELKNTYNDEGSPHSKILSVLSTDYNNLKNRCKHIQSLPEITEFSALASTYEFTSSSSSTGNKLFTVLSIFGAIAFFLGISYKYSLFGFRKRFKKQQIREKIKNIKKKMNR comes from the exons atgaatgaTGAATtg tgTGGAAAATTAGATCTTTTGAGGAAATATTTATCCGATGAATTAGATAAAGCGGCAGATTTTGAATTAGAAGAAATTACAGATTACAAAAATTACTGCCCTGGTAATAACTGCAATAGTGAAACCGAAAAAATTACGGTTGGATTTTTATGGTTACTTGGACATTATTATTCTATGCTCCAAAATAAAAgttatgatgaaaataatactaatgcattttttctatatattatttcatgGTTTAGTTATCAATTAAATCAAAGCACAAAACACAATACCACAAAAATATACGACTTTTATAATAGtcatgtaaaaaataatgataaatatgaaaaatttataaatgatTCTGGTAGATATACAGGTCTTAATGATTTTATAGATAAACAAAAAGATTTAttgaatattaatattaaagatctgtctaaattttatgatgcatccAAATTAATATGTAGTATGTATGGTAATGTTGCACAGAGTCAAACAGGCGAAATACTGTCAAATAATGTGAAAGagtttgttaaaaaatatacagagctaaaaaatacatataatgaTGAAGGTTCCCCGCATAGTAAAATATTGTCTGTtttatcaactgattataataatttaaaaaatagatGTAAACATATTCAATCCCTTCCAGAGATAACAGAATTTTCTGCATTAGCATCTACATATGAATttacatcatcaagttcgtcgacaggaaacaaattatttacagttttatcgatatttggtgcaatagcattttttttaggaatatcttataag tattcgttatttggatttcggaaacgatttaaaaaacaacaaataagagaaaaaataaaaaatataaagaagaaaatgaatcgttaa
- a CDS encoding PIR protein: MNKEVCKRFNNVWEWISDGLVVGINTNINKNLEKYCDNGSCDDPFGKVNAGCLYLFDEFFAGFTQFNSVAKRKINIVDYILIWLGYMLNRIKNNENGTIGLFYETYINNDDKDNKYNQKIKEVTGYQTYNELIDIKEDLMSIDIKVMSRFYDAFILLCDICTGVNENNSNCDNNLGKAEEFVEKYDELNEDYYNGINSPYNQLLSTLSDDYYNLKSICYDFPLLPTYSRKYVIKSTLISIGFIFVAVSIFLGIAYKYSLLGFRKRSQKQCLRERIKNIKKKLIINKLF; the protein is encoded by the exons atgaataaggaagtg TGTAAAAGGTTCAATAATGTATGGGAGTGGATTTCCGATGGATTGGTTGTAGGaattaatacaaatattaataaaaatttggaaaaaTATTGTGATAATGGATCATGTGATGATCCTTTCGGAAAAGttaatgctggatgtttatatttgtttgatgAGTTCTTTGCGGGTTTTACCCAGTTTAATTCTGTTGCAAAAAGAAAGatcaatattgttgattacattttgatatggttagggtatatgttaaaccgtatcaaaaataatgaaaacgGCACTATAGGCCTTTTTTatgaaacatatataaataatgatgataaagaTAATAAGTATAATCAGAAAATAAAAGAGGTTACTGGTTATCAGACTTATAATGAACTTATAGATATAAAAGAAGATTTGATGAGTATTGATATTAAAGTTATGTCTAGATTTTATGATGcgtttatattattatgtgacaTTTGTACTGGGGTTAATGAAAACAACTCAAATTGCGATAATAATTTAGGAAAAGCTGAAgaatttgttgaaaaatatgatgaactTAATGAAGATTATTATAATGGTATAAACAGCCCCTATAATCAATTATTATCTACATTATCAgatgattattataatttaaaaagtaTATGTTATGATTTTCCATTACTTCCAACATATTCACgaaaatatgtaataaaaaGCACACTAATTTCAATTggatttatatttgttgccgTATCAATATTCTTGGGAATTgcatataag tattcgttacttggatttcggaaacgatctcaaaaacaatgTTTAAgagaaagaataaaaaatataaagaagaaactgatcattaataaattattctga
- a CDS encoding fam-b protein — MRVNILKYVLFSIIICFFEYGKNEIWDERNIIKFRSNRILGDVEKEFDLNDFYESTFSLTKQLNEYNDDNEEIIHIRNGINSYIKNHKDNSTLPDLNKLDKRTKKLIYKIREELKEVKKEIDNMGDSGITTKVIENKRIRKKDENNYVSEGEDYNQLKNEVNFLEREYRQPNLSSVNTYKNKRKINELYEGLKLRSILLVFLSLVIIISGTVPIAFTVLCSVVSFETFIRSYQYIKLIMKVYKKPKKSKTSK; from the exons atgagagtcaatattttaaaatacgttcttttttcaattattatttgtttttttgaatatgGCAAAAAT GAAATATGGGATGAaaggaatataataaaatttagaagCAATAGAATATTAGGAGATGTAGAAAAGGAGTTCgatttaaatgatttttatgaATCAACTTTTAGTCTTACAAAACAACTTAATGAGTACAATGATGATAACGAagaaattatacatattcgAAATggtataaattcatatataaagaaTCATAAAGACAACAGTACATTACCCGATTTAAATAAGTTAGATAAAAGAACTAAAAagttaatttataaaattcgaGAAGAATTAAAAGAAGTAAAAAAAGAGATTGATAATATGGGGGATAGTGGAATAACAACAAAAGTgatagaaaataaaagaataagaaaaaaagatgaaaataattatgtatcAGAAGGTGAAGACTATAACCAATTGAAAAACGAAGTAAATTTCTTGGAGAGAGAATATAGACAGCCCAATTTAAGTAGTGTTAatacttataaaaataaacgaaaGATAAACGAATTGTACGAAGGATTAAAATTGAGGTCAATATTGTTGGTTTTTCTTTCTTTGGTGATAATAATATCAGGAACCGTTCCTATCGCATTTACTGTTTTATGTTCCGTGGTTTCATTTGAAACATTTATTAGGTCTTATCAATACATTAAATTAATCAtgaaagtatataaaaaacccaaaaaatcaaaaacaTCAAAATAA